The DNA segment GTCAGCTCCTTTGCCCAGTGGGATGGCTCACACTTTCTGAGCACTGATAATGTGCCAGGCCCACTGCTGGGGGCTTTATAGCTCATTTAATTGCTGCCAATGACCTCAAGAAGCAGATATGATATCCCATTTGACAGACTAAGCTTCAGTGAGGTTAACTGACAAAAGTCAGATATGAACCAGTACTGGCTGATACCAGAGTGCTGGTGTTGGGAGCTGGAGTGTCCCCGATTCAGAAGGCAGGCTGATCAGAGCCTAGACCCCCACTCCTTCCTAAGCCATTAGGCCACCCTGCCCTGGGCCTTCCCTGCAGGCCTCCTGATGACGGCCTGTGTCACTTGtcctgccatggctgtggcaagcTTCACACAAAACTTGTCCCCTCACTGGCTGTGTCACTCACGttttcctctcccagccccaaaATCCTGTACAACAGGCCTCCCTCACTGTGAAGAGCAGGGAACCAAGTTCAGGAACTCTGAAGGTCCCGGGCCTGCCCCGGCTCTCCTGGGGATGCTTGGGGGGCTATCGGGGGGAGGCCTGGCCGAGGCTGGCTGGGCAGGCCTGGGACCCTGCCGGCGCTCAGCCTCCTGTCCTCTGCTCCCCAGACACCCCTATGCAACGGCAGCATGGTGTGGAGCGTCAACCTGACCACCAGCATGGTGAGGACCTGGACACTGCGGGgaggtggctgaggctgtggccctcGCGGGCttgtcttctctgagcctcgCTCACACAGCCAGGGCGGGCGGGGAGCGAGGGGTGGTTGTTGTCCAAGCTTCAAGGGCTACCCTCTGCCCCCTCATAACCTGGGCCCCTCCCACCAGCCAGACCCGCCTCCTCCAGGCGgcccagcccccttcctcctGCAAACTCACTAAACGCACCTGCACCTCCTCCTGACGCCTGACTCGCTGGTGCTCTCCTCCCAGCAGTACTGTGCCGCCCTGGAATCCCTCATCAACATCTCCGACTGCAGCGCCATCCAAAAGACCCAGAGGATGCTGAGCGCCCTCTGTTCTCACAAGCCCCCAAGCAAGGtaagcctcccccgccccccaccaccccctgtgTCCCCGCACCCACATCTGCCAGCCCTGGGCTCACCGCAGGAGCTTCAGGGGAACCTGGTTGAGCAAGCGAAGCACAAAGCCCCCCGCCACCACCCAGGCTGTGGAAGCAGGGACGTGCCCTTGGGATTTCCCTAGCCCTCACCCTGAGGGCTCCTGACTCCTACCCGAGCTTCCGTTTGACATGTGTAACATGTGGCTAAGAACCATACCCACCTCACAGGGGCTTTTGTGAGGCTTaaaccagcccccaccccccgcaccccccaccccgggaaaGCCCCTGGTGGATGCGGGTTGTCCTCACTCTGGCGTCCCACTAACACGCTGGCCTCTTTGTCCTGCAGCAAGTTCCTGGCAAGCACAACCGAGACACCAAAATTGAAGTGGCCCAGTTCGTAAAAGACTTGCTCAAACATTTAAGGATGATTTTTCGCCACGGGTAGTTCAGATGAAGCATGAAAAACGAGCACTGATCTTTGCAGAGGCAGCCCTTTACCATCTAAGATGCGGattcatttttcttccagatGTCAGGAACTcactggggagaagggagagggggttAGGGTGTGGGGGGGAAAGATTTCCTTAGCTTAGACTTGAGCCTGTGCTGTCTGCCTTGAGCCTAGCCGACCCCAGCTGCCCTGTGCCTTGGTGCCCAGGGCTCAGCTTGGGGGCCTCCTCCATCCGGGGCTCTGCGCTCAGGGGACGAGGATGGCATCGCCCCGCATGACCTCTCCTTGCCAGACATGGTGAGGAGGCATCGGCTTGACACGGGGGCAACTGAGGCAGAGAGCAGCCAGGCACATTTCTTCTCGGCCTTATTTATTATTGTGTGTTATTTAAACAAGTGTTTTTGTCTGTACCGGGCATAGGGAGGGACTGTTACCGCCAGAACTTAGAGCCAAGGGCCTGGAGACCTGGGGCTGCAGCACCACAGCAGCGGGCATCAGGAATCTCTGGCAATAAGTACTGTATGCATACATTTGCTACCTCACAGGGGTCCTGGGGCCGAGGCAGGGGACAGGAGAGAAGGCCAGGGTGGCCGCTCTTGTCTGCCAGCCAGCACTCGGCCCTCAGCCAAGTAATTTATTTTGTCCTTGTATTTAAAGTTAAGTATTAAAATATGTTATCAAAGAGTTAATATATAGAAGAGCAGCCTAGAACACTGCATATAGTGTATATGGacttggggtaggggtggggggtcaCTAAGTTGTTTCACTGACTATGTCAATCAAGCTGGAAGCCAGAAATAAAGATGGTGATAAGAGACTTGACCATGTTTGCCCTtttttggggttggggggtgccTTTGGAGACACAGACTTGTGTTCTTAGAACGCTGAGGAACTCCTCTAGAGACCGGCCAGTTGGAGGGACAGTGGGAGACAAGACCAGGGCTGAAAGAAAGCCAGCCAGCCTCTGGGGAGAGGGGACCTGGCCAGCAGGAAGTGCCCCCACTGGCACCCGCAGGAAGGTGGAAGGAGCATGGGCCAGGGTGTCTGGAGCAGGTGGAAACCTTGGAAGTCATCTCACGACTACAGCCCTTGATGAGTGGCTGGCCTGGGTCTGGCACCACCCACAGACCTCCGGGGTCACCCTCATAACCCCCCAGGGCTCCAGGAAGAGAAGATGGCAGCCAGTAAGGAGCAAAAGCCAGGATGTGCACCCCAAACTCACTCCAATTCCAAACCCCACACGCTTTACTACTCTGCCTTCCTCCGTCAAAATGCCATCTGGCCTGAATGCAAGACCTTTATAAGACTGTCACCAGCCTGTGTGGGCACCACCCCTGATGGGAAGCTCACTACTTCCTCTCAGGACACAGCCCATTCAATGTCTGGACACCTCTTGTCACTAGAGAGTGCACACCCACCACCTCTGCGAACAAAGACACACCAGGGACTTGTGGCCCCTGGACAGTGGAGTGACTGAGGTGGAGAACCAAGGTCGCAGGGCCCGGATCAGACTGCTCCTCCAAGCAGGTCTGTGTGTTTCTCCCTTGGCCCAGGTCAGTACGTGGAGGGTGGGATGTGGCAGGCCTCAGAGGGGCACAGCGAACAAGCAGGCCTGGCAGCCGCGGTTGTTCCTGGGTCTGGTTGGACAGGATCCTTCTCGCGGTGGGTGGTGGGTCATCAGAGACGGGTCTCCAATGCTGAGCGGCAGGGAGGCGCCCTCCATGGAGAGCCAGAGCCCTGTGGAAACATCTACAATGATGCACCCAAGTCAGTGGAGGCAGCCACTCAGGAGCAGAGACAGCTCGCGCCGCAGGCGACTCAGGCAGCAGAAGCCACGGCGGGACTTGTCCAGGGTGCAGATGACCAGCCCCTTCACCAGCCCCAGTGGAGGTGAGGGAAGAACCCCGCATCAAGTGCGCAGGGATGTGGGGATGTTGGGCCTAGGGAGGGGAGACCCAGGAGGGGGCAGCAGCTGACtgcccggggctgggggtgggggggcacggACTGTCTCTGTGCCCAGAGGTCTCAGAGCCTATTAAGCCCCACGTTTGCTGACGACTGCCTGTGACCTGCGCCGCACCAGACACCGGAGCTGTGATGAGCAACACACTGCACGGGCTCAAAGTGTAGCAGCAGAAAGAAGTCGTTAAACAACAGAGGGTCTGGGGGATGGTGCTCCACCTTGAGACGGTAGGAAGCTCaaaaggcaggggtggggataGGAGCAAGATCTCTGCTACCCGCTTCCAGGCCGAGATGCAAGGGTGTTAAAGTCAGAAGAAGACATAGGAAGATCGATTAAACAGACAGACGGCGATCTGTTCTCTGGCAGCAGCATCTCCGACCCATGTCCTCTCTGCCCAGCCGGGGCACTGGCCTGTCTGCTCAAAAAAAGACGGAAAGTCTTCCGGTGAAATTCCATGTGAGTTTTTAGAGAAGGAAGACTGGAACTGAGGATGGCGTGGGGGAGGACTGCTTAGGGTTTCCCAAACCACACAGCCTGGCGGGCCCTGCTACTGGGAGCACAGTGCGACAGGGCCGCCTGGCCCCCACCACTAGGGGTCCGCCGCACACCGTGTTCTCGACCAGCAGCAGCTCCCTGCCTGTGCCGCCACCTCCTGAGACTGTCCCCAGACAGGGGTCTGGGGTCACCGGCGGTGTGCAGTGAGcctgagggggctgggggccttCCAGGGGTGACGGATCCCACAGAGCCACAGAAGCAAGCCTCTGCTGGTGGCCCCAGGAAGGCAGACTCAGCcaggaatgagagagaaaggggagagagaagaaaaggtacGTGTCAGCTTTTGTGGCTTAGAGTATGAGCACCTGGGGACTGACCCCGGGCATTTGCTGGGAGTTTTCTCTAACCATGGTCTGTCTCCCTTCCCTCATGCACAAGGCAAACCCCTGGCGGGGCCCAGAGAGCAGGGGGCGTGAGGAAGAGATGGAGGCTCGGCGAGTGGGAGGGAGATGCTGGTCATGGGGCCTAGGGTGGGGAGCCCCGTGGCACCCCAGgaaccccaggcctgggagatTTCACTGGAAGAGGGGCTGGGGCTCAAGT comes from the Phacochoerus africanus isolate WHEZ1 chromosome 4, ROS_Pafr_v1, whole genome shotgun sequence genome and includes:
- the IL13 gene encoding interleukin-13 isoform X1 — encoded protein: MALWLTLVIALTCFGGLASPGPVPPHSTALKELIEELVNITQNQKTPLCNGSMVWSVNLTTSMQYCAALESLINISDCSAIQKTQRMLSALCSHKPPSKQVPGKHNRDTKIEVAQFVKDLLKHLRMIFRHG
- the IL13 gene encoding interleukin-13 isoform X2, yielding MALWLTLVIALTCFGGLASPGPVPPHSTALKELIEELVNITQNQKTPLCNGSMVWSVNLTTSMYCAALESLINISDCSAIQKTQRMLSALCSHKPPSKQVPGKHNRDTKIEVAQFVKDLLKHLRMIFRHG